A single Neospora caninum Liverpool complete genome, chromosome VIIb DNA region contains:
- a CDS encoding putative diacylglycerol kinase yields the protein MERSLLRRRPTPSVSTPSLCTRLAAPLCLLLLALAASQSISLFYSDRALPLTLLQTAAEAVELPSPDVAEPREETPAAEESATSQQLPEASILSPIPQTPSGSQERLVSADSESTDDGAPTAESVGTEEGRPEAYEGEVNVDAGNKSASERSEGTGKRAKKAATKARIRAKFAPAEGQGVPFVEASRTAAEWTCRSKTHFVFVFVNRKSGGQAGSRWLAGANKNGEYTQTFKDICTRVLIYDLLADHEGFQLLREVAEIKRTLAASPKPTKKYSVVRVIAVGGDGTVMWVNREAVTAKVPMAWVAFGIVGFGTGNDFAQSYGWAHGNAQRLNIFKGDTLKALVQMWQKAAVARHDLWKTTVSTFDNGYFEKVSFERRTLETLMDDATGLPIRTFESPFILYLGIGFDALVGIEFDRLRSTSRLRNRIMYGVAFLKLFGSSWKNVTEQIETVYALDGGQKKVLFTTNAAKYPDAMRLEQSISLTFLNNRSMIGGIPLWRHTARVGVLPPANEKPGDRNVYETFKRRLAKAHQSMGDTKIELISFHRRFDLLRSILIDYDAAGRLSQHRGPFLVSFYPQEQAGPVAFQTDGEFRIGHGVKTIYVEFVDTFNVLKNVSGSVVKG from the exons ATGGAGCGCTCCCTTCTGAGACGACGGCCCACGCCGTCCGTCTCCACTCCCTCGCTCTgcacgcgtctcgccgctccgctctgtcttctcttgctGGCGCTTGCCGCTTCTCAGTCTATTTCTCTCTTTTACTCGGACCGCGCTCTCCCGCTCACGCTCCTGCAGACTGCGGCGGAAGCAGTCGAGCTCCCCTCGCCCGACGTCGCCGAGCCCCGCGAGGAGACTCCGGCCGCCGAGGAGTCCGCTACCTCCCAGCAGCTTCCTGAGGCGAGCATCTTGTCGCCCATTCCGCAGACGCCCTCTGGTTCCCAGGAACGCCTCGTTTCAGCCGACAGCGAGAGCACTGACGACGGCGCGCCGACCGCGGAGTCGGTCGGGACCGAAGAAGGACGGCCCGAAGCGTACGAGGGCGAAGTGAATGTTGACGCCGGCAACAAGTCGGCGAGCGAACGATCAGAGGGCACGGGGAAGCGTGCGAAAAAGGCTGCCACGAAGGCGCGCATTCGCGCCAAGTTTGCCCCGGCGGAGGGCCAGGGAGTTCCCTTCGTCGAAGCGTCGCGCACTGCGGCCGAGTGGACTTGCCGCAGCAAGACGCacttcgtcttcgtttttgtcAACCGCAAGTCCGGCGGCCAAGCTGGCTCTCGGTGGCTCGCTGGCGCGAACAAGAACGGCGAGTACACCCAAACCTTCAAAGACATTTGCACGCGCGTCCTCATATACGACTTGCTCGCCGACCACGAGGGCTTCCAGCTCCTGCGGGAAGTAGCCGAAATCAAACGGACGCTCGCCGCAAGCCCCAAGCCAACCAAGAAATACTCCGTCGTGCGCGTCATCGCCGTCGGAGGCGATGGGACAGTTATGTGGGTGAACCGCGAAGCCGTCACCGCCAAAGTTCCCATGGCCTGGGTCGCGTTCGGCATCGTCGGATTCGGAACGGGGAACGACTTCGCACAGAGCTACGGATGGGCGcacggaaacgcacagaggcTCAACATCTTCAAAGGCGACAC GTTGAAGGCGCTGGTCCAAATGTGGCAGAAGGCTGCGGTAGCGCGACACGACTTGTGGAAAACGACGGTGTCCACGTTCGACAACGGCTACTTCGAGAAGGTTTCCTTCGAACGTCGAACTCTCGAGACGCTCATGGATGACGCCACGGGACTCCCGATTCGAACCTTCGAGTCGCCGTTCATTCTCTACCTCGGCATCGG ATTTGATGCGCTCGTCGGAATCGAGTTCGACCGCCTGCGAAGCACCTCGCGCCTGAGAAACCGGATTATGTACGGCGTGGCATTCCTGAAACTTTTCGGGAGTTCCTGGAAAAACGTCACCGAGCAGATCGAAACGGTGTACGCCCTCGACGGAGGCCAGAAGAAGGTTTTGTTCACCACCAATGCGGCAAAGTACCCCGATGCTATGCGCCTCGAAC AATCGATTTCTCTGACGTTTTTGAACAACCGTTCGATGATCGGGGGCATTCCCTTGTGGCGACACACTGCACGCGTCGGCGTCCTCCCCCCCGCCAATGAAAAGCCCGGGGACCGCAACGTCTACGAAACCTTCAAGCGGCGACTTGCCAAGGCACACCAGTCCATGGGAGATACCAAAATCGAGCTGATTTCTTTCCACCGACGCTTTGATCTGCTGCGCAGTATTTTG ATTGACTACGATGCGGCGGGACGTCTCTCTCAACACCGCGGACCTTTCCTGGTTTCCTTCTACCCCCAAGAACAGGCGGGGCCGGTAGCCTTTCAAACTGACGGCGAGTTCCGCATTGGCCACGGGGTAAAGACGATTTATGTGGAGTTTGTGGACACGTTCAATGTGTTGAAGAACGTCTCGGGCAGCGTGGTGAAGGGATGA